A portion of the Equus quagga isolate Etosha38 chromosome 17, UCLA_HA_Equagga_1.0, whole genome shotgun sequence genome contains these proteins:
- the LOC124229426 gene encoding olfactory receptor 1009, translating to MADENYTRITEFIFIGLKYHPRIQVFLFLLFLLFYLITMTGNLGMIILIWYDSRLHTPMYFFLSHLSFVDICFSSVVGPKMLTDFFAERKAISFLGCVLQQWFFVAIECLLLASMAYDRYVAICNPLLYSAAMSKRLCIQLVVGPYTVGFLNTMTHTTAAFRLPFCRSNIINHFFCDMFPILSLICADIQINKLLVFIVAGAVLVISSLTIIVSYFYILTAILRIHSADGRRKAFSTCSSHLTAVSILYGTLFFIYVRPGAIFSLDLNKMVSVFYTAVIPMLNPLIYSLRNKEVKAAMHRTVTRRMFCIRS from the coding sequence ATGGCTGATGAAAACTATACAAGGATCACAGAGTTTATTTTCATAGGCTTAAAGTACCATCCTCGGATTCAAGTCTtccttttcttgctctttctgcttttttaccTCATTACCATGACAGGAAACTTAGGCATGATTATTCTTATCTGGTATGATTCCCGCCttcacacacccatgtactttttcctcagtcACCTGTCCTTTGTGGACATCTGCTTTTCATCAGTCGTGGGTCCCAAGATGCTCACTGACTTCTTCGCTGAAAGGAAAGCCATCTCTTTCCTGGGATGTGTCTTGCAGCAGTGGTTCTTTGTGGCCATTGAGTGCCTTCTCCTGGCATCTATGGCCTATGATCGCTATGTGGCTATCTGTAACCCATTATTGTATTCAGCTGCCATGTCCAAGAGACTCTGCATACAGCTGGTGGTTGGACCCTATACCGTTGGGTTCCTAAACACCATGACTCACACAACGGCTGCTTTTCGACTTCCCTTTTGTCGTTCCAACATTAtcaatcatttcttctgtgacatGTTCCCCATTCTTTCTCTCATATGTGCTGATATCCAGATCAATAAATTATTAGTTTTCATTGTGGCTGGTGCTGTACTAGTCATCAGTAGCCTGACCATTATAGTCTCCTATTTTTACATCCTTACTGCCATCCTGAGGATCCACTCTGCTGATGGGAGACGCAAGGCTTTTTCCACCTGCTCGTCCCATCTCACAGCTGTTTCCATCTTATATGGGACTCTCTTCTTTATTTACGTGAGGCCAGGTGCAATATTTTCTCTGGACCTGAATAAAATGGTGTCAGTGTTCTACACAGCAGTGATCCCCATGTTGAATCCTCTCATTTACAGTTTGAGAAATAAAGAGGTGAAAGCTGCCATGCACAGGACAGTCACCAGGAGGATGTTTTGCATCAGAAGTTAA